In Triticum urartu cultivar G1812 chromosome 6, Tu2.1, whole genome shotgun sequence, the following proteins share a genomic window:
- the LOC125516645 gene encoding uncharacterized protein LOC125516645 — translation MLCEVITLDDGRHARWRGKQGPPAPIASNRDKSVAVKGVVYFLLEFRRPTFSGDHVEPGSMALFNLETEEWMGIVKGPMPVRSFVEDSDGRSSYVSLAMGLSLVCLDGFLVMAHDPEYYCPWDLWFLMDIEKCLWNKRYSIDRQRENLFAQPVDILNDGRIVISAPGLLRLYNPVTKTYTDCGMRKSSSVGTYTGSLLSSESTFTSEVSYNGY, via the exons ATGCTCTGTGAGGTCATCACCCTTGATGATGGTCGCCATGCAAGATGGAGGGGCAAACAGGGCCCTCCGGCCCCTATCGCAAGTAACCGTGACAAAAGTGTCGCTGTCAAAGGAGTTGTCTACTTCTTGCTGGAATTTCGACGTCCCACATTTTCTGGCGACCATGTCGAACCGGGTAGCATGGCTTTGTTCAACCTTGAGACAGAGGAGTGGATGGGGATTGTCAAAGGTCCAATGCCAGTGCGCAGCTTTGTTGAGGACAGTGATGGCAGGTCCAGTTACGTTAGTCTAGCCATGGGGCTATCGCTGGTATGTTTGGATGGGTTCTTAGTTATGGCACATGATCCTGAATATTATTGCCCTTGGGACTTGTGGTTTTTGATGGATATTGAGAAATGTCTCTGGAATAAAAGGTACAGCATAGATCGCCAACGTGAAAATCTCTTTGCTCAACCAGTGGACATTCTAAATGATGGGAGGATAGTCATCTCTGCACCAGGATTGCTAAGATTGTATAATCCAGTTACCAAGACTTACACCGATTGTGGGATGAGGAAATCCTCATCTGTTGGTACTTACACTGGAAGTCTATTGTCTTCAGAGAGCACGTTCACTTCTGAG GTATCATATAATGGTTATTAG
- the LOC125517051 gene encoding F-box/LRR-repeat protein At2g43260-like, giving the protein MPQKVRVAASSNGVLPEDMLRHILVRLPAKTLCLFRAVSRSWRSLLSDPLFVAAHKSRHPGPLVVTCTSELCQRGGTIEIMDLSGHVVKRIATSMENARLECTRHLDLICVARNEHRSTRHVINPATGDTFALPSRCAKEHAHVKHFFPQSFDFGQVGSTGEYKAIRCVSIDDSESESSPMLCEVITLDDGRHARWRGKQGPPAPVATNRNKSVVVNGVVYFLLEFRRPTFSGDHVEHGSMALFNLETEEWMGIVQGPMPVRNGGYFSLFMELSLVCLDGFLVMAHNPEYSSLDLWFLMDAEESLWNKRYSIDGQHEILFAQPLEILSDGRIVLSAPGRLRLYNPITKTFTDFEMRNSTFVGTYTGSLLSSESTFTSEAERCTVCGCYGTLEAIEPYALCEDCMLHQALLLLQRLEGCAQLDTLSGITN; this is encoded by the exons ATGCCGCAGAAGGTGCGCGTCGCCGCATCCAGCAATGGCGTGCTGCCTGAAGACATGCTGCGTCACATCCTCGTGCGCCTCCCGGCAAAGACGCTATGCCTCTTCCGAGCAGTCAGCCGATCCTGGAGGTCCCTCCTCTCAGATCCGCTCTTCGTTGCAGCGCACAAGTCCCGCCACCCTGGGCCACTAGTTGTCACATGTACCAGTGAATTGTGTCAAAGAGGAGGCACCATTGAGATTATGGACTTGTCTGGCCATGTCGTTAAGCGGATAGCCACCAGCATGGAGAATGCCCGGTTGGAATGCACACGCCACCTGGACCTTATTTGTGTCGCCAGAAATGAGCATCGTTCGACCCGCCATGTGATCAACCCTGCCACGGGGGATACTTTTGCATTGCCCAGTCGCTGTGCAAAGGAGCATGCACATGTGAAACATTTCTTCCCACAATCATTTGACTTTGGACAGGTTGGCTCCACGGGAGAGTACAAGGCTATACGCTGTGTCAGCATTGATGATTCCGAGAGTGAGTCCAGCCCGATGCTCTGTGAGGTCATCACCCTTGATGATGGTCGCCATGCAAGGTGGAGGGGCAAACAGGGCCCTCCGGCCCCTGTCGCAACTAACCGTAACAAAAGTGTCGTTGTCAACGGAGTCGTCTATTTCTTGTTGGAATTTCGACGTCCCACATTTTCTGGGGACCATGTCGAACATGGTAGCATGGCTTTGTTCAACCTTGAGACAGAGGAGTGGATGGGGATTGTTCAAGGTCCAATGCCAGTGCGCAATGGCGGTTACTTTAGTCTATTCATGGAGCTATCGCTGGTATGCTTGGATGGGTTCTTAGTTATGGCACACAATCCTGAATATAGCTCTTTGGACTTGTGGTTTTTGATGGATGCTGAGGAATCTCTCTGGAATAAAAGGTACAGCATAGATGGCCAGCATGAAATTCTCTTTGCTCAACCCTTAGAAATTCTAAGTGATGGGCGGATAGTCCTCTCTGCACCAGGACGGCTAAGGCTCTACAATCCAATTACCAAGACTTTCACTGATTTTGAGATGAGAAATTCCACATTTGTTGGTACTTACACTGGAAGTCTATTGTCTTCAGAGAGCACTTTCACTTCTGAG GCTGAACGTTGCACTGTCTGTGGCTGCTATGGCACCCTTGAAGCCATCGAACCTTATGCACTCTGTGAAGACTGTATGTTGCATCAAGCCTTGCTTTTATTGCAGCGTCTGGAAGGCTGCGCTCAACTGGACACACTTTCAGGAATTACCAACTGA